TGCTTGCCACGGGAACGGCACCGACAGGCGTACAGTCTGTGGCCCTTGGGGTTGATAGTGAAAACCGCTACATGGTGTTCGCGCTTGATCTTCAGGGTCAGCTCTGGTTGCTGCGGCAAACGGCGACGGAGTCATCCGGCAATCCCGTCTTCAACCAGAACTGGGTCCCGCTGGGTAACGCGTTAAAAGTTATTGCATGTCCCTCCGTCATGCCGCTTGGTCCGGAGGTGTTCGATGTTAGCCTCACTGAAGAGGTCCAACACTTAAGCCAAAAGTTAGTGCCCGATGGGACGAGTGTGACCTATGGATCGTGGTTCGTACAGCAGTTGGACGGTCCCACCCCGCCCGCCCAGGCACCCCAGAGGGTGAGCACGTACAGGACAGAGATTGTTGCTGTCGATCAGTATGGAAGCCCGGTGCATTCTGTGGTGATGAACATCAAGGCGGACCGTCCCGCAGTCATTATCGCCAACGAGTTGGCCTATCATATCAGTCCGCAGGAATCTGCACAGATCGTCACCAACACACTGGGCAAGCTAACCGTCGCCATACGGGCTGTGACGCTGACCGCGCCGGTGTTAAGTATCAACGTGCCCGACTTCATGTCCTCAGGCGAGTGGAAAGCGTGTCCGGCCGACGAGGGTACCCTCAGCCGTCTGGCAGGGCAGGATCCCAGTCTTCCCGTCACCGCGGCCTCTCTTGAAAATGCCGGGGTCCTGCCGTCTGGCTATCCGGATGCTGATGCCGTCGCTTCGACTGTCCGAACGGCAGGACAGTTGATGCTTCAGAAAAGAACTGCACCGTCGGCGCATTTCGATGTGAGCCAACTTGACATGCCGCACTGGGAACTCGACTTTACCGCGGAGGGTGGGCCGAGAATCCGACCGCTTTCCCTGGAGGAGGCACAGGATCGTATACGGTCTCACGCAGATCTTGAGGCTGACTTTTCTTTTTCCGGTATTTGGGGAGATGTGGCAAATTTCTTTAAACATGTGTTTAGGGATATCGTGCATATTCTTCACACGGTCGAAAACGATGTGGTGAATGTGATCATTACTGTTGGCAACGCCGTTAAAAAATTTGTTCTTCAGACCGTTGACGACATCGGCGACTTTTTAGAAGTCCTGGTCAATTACATCAAGAAAGCCATTAATGTCATCAAGGAAGTGATAACCTTTCTACGGGAACTGTTTGAGTGGTCCGATATCCTGAATACGCATACCGTGATCAAGTATTACATCAATTCCGTCATGACGAACCTGCAGACAAGCGATCAGGATGCGGTGAGCCTCATAAAGGAAAAGTTCGCTGCGCTCCAAGGTGAGGTTCAGAGTGCCTTTACGAATGCGGAACAGGTCTTTGAATCAGGCCTGTCTTTCAACCAGTACGCCAGCAAGCAAAAGGGCGGCTCGTCAACCGTACTGCAGGGGAAGGCGTACCATGACACCTTTCATGCCCACGCCGCACGTTGTCATTACGTCTCTTCCAAAGCGCAACATCACTTTGCGACTACCTCAAGCCTGGCCGCGGCGTTGCCTTCTCTGGCAGACACGAGTCCGTTCGATAGTCTCTACAACTTGGTTCAGGCCCAGGCCTCGGAATTCCAAGGCAAAACCCAATCGCTTCAGAACTTTTTGCAAATTCAGACGAGCAATCCGAAAGCGTTCTTTGACGTCGCGATGCTGGCCTTCCTTCAAGCCGCTGAGGATGTGGTAATGTTCGTGTTGGATATTGTCGAAGATATCCTTGTTGCGTTGCTGGATCTGCTTGGCACGGCAATCTCCACTCTTCAGACAGCTCTGAACAAGACTATCAACATTCCCATACTCTCGTGGTTGTACAAGTATGTGATTACCGGCACACCTGAGAATCCGGGGGACGACCTGACCATCTTGGATGTGCTCAGCCTGATCCTTGCGGTGCCGGCAACCATCCTCTATAAACTGTTATTTGGAACCAAGAGTGACCCTGCCAAGCCCAGTCCTCCTTTTACCAGCACACAGGTCAGCACCATTACATCTTCTCCTATACCTTGGCCGTCCTTCGGAACGGGGGACACAGAGGCACCGCCCAAGTGTGGGCTTACCACAACAGAACTCACGTCGCTCCAGGAGGTCATGTCGCTACTCGCCGGCATCTCATATTTTCTGTACACAGCCGATGATCTCGCCAACGATGGTCTCGCTGCTCTATCCGAAGGTGAGGAAGATCCCATCGCCACCTTTCTTTCGTGGTCAGGTATTGTCCTGACACTGATGTTTCAAGGGTTCACTGTGCCTTATCAGGTGCTGGAGAAGTCACCATCCGATTGGTCGAACGCAGACACGGCGACCGTGACGTACTGGGGTGCCGGGTTCGTCCCAGTCGCTCTCGATCTGGCGTTTACAATATATTCATCGGTGAAGGTGAACTGTAAATACGCGCCTGTCGTAGGGCCCATTACACTGAGCGTGGCAGGGACGGGGCTCCTGGCAACCGGTATTTGGGCCACGGTCGAACAAGCGAAGGACCCAAGCTATCAAAACGGATGGACCGAGGTTGGTAATATCATGGCGCCGATCCCCACGAGCTGTGCGTGGCTTCTACCCCTGAAGGACGCAACCGAGGGCATTTCGGTAGGCTTTCTATTGGCTCTTGCAGCGATTTGTGATTTTGGCACGTTGGTGACGACCATTGCGAGTGTGGATTCGGATTCGTCCATGACATAACCTCGACCAATGCATCCCTCTGAAGTGAGTCCCGCTTGCTTCGCCCAGATCAGGATATCACGAAAAAGGCACCAAAGAGGTTTTTTTCAATGAATGCTTACCAGGGAGCAGTGGTGCCGGCCCCAACTTATGGCTCACACTACATATATGGGCAATCGGGCCATGGTAGGCGGCAATACCGCTCACAGAGTGACGGAAAGGCACGAGGCAATTTTATTGATGAGAGGATCCCGCGGAGTCATCTTGTTCAGCTTTGCGGAGAAATGTTGACTCCAAAAGTTTGGAAACCAACCTCCAATTTCCTGACGGGTTTGCCCTTTTCTCCCTATTTTGACACCATCTTGCATTGGTGTTTCGGTTTGATCGTGTTTACCACTCTTGTCTCATGTTCGGAGAAAGGCCTGTCCGATATGACCCCCGAGCAACTGTTAGCCTCAATTGAAAAACAGACGGCGCCAGTGATCGTGGATGTCCGCTCACAAAGTGAATACGATGCCGGGCATGTGCCGGGCGCTGTGCATCTGCCTTTTTACGGCCTTTGGAGCCGTCATAAGGAAACCAACGCCACACCGAAGGACACGATTGTCGTCTATTGCGAGCATGGCCCGAGAGCGTGGATCGGCAAATTCGCTCTCTGGACGGTGGGGTATAAAAATATTGTGTATCTGGACGGTCACATGTCAGGCTGGAAACAGCGAGGCCTTCCCATGAAAAACCGGGCCGAATAGCTCCATCGCACGTACCCTCCCCTACAGCTTATGCAATTTGCAACTTGGACAGACGGTTGGTCACGCCGATTTTGACCGCCCGGTGAATGACCTCGGGGAAATCCGCCGGTAGGACGCGTTCGATGGCTTCCAATGCCTGCCCGGCGGTATCAGCCATTTTCTCAATAGTCTCAAGGGCGGATTTTTTCGGTAGTCCCGCCCCTTCCACGGTCTGAATAAAATGCCGCCCGAGAATGTCGCCGATTCGATAGTGCCGTTTGGTTCCGACCGACATGG
Above is a window of Candidatus Nitrospira neomarina DNA encoding:
- a CDS encoding rhodanese-like domain-containing protein, with protein sequence MNAYQGAVVPAPTYGSHYIYGQSGHGRRQYRSQSDGKARGNFIDERIPRSHLVQLCGEMLTPKVWKPTSNFLTGLPFSPYFDTILHWCFGLIVFTTLVSCSEKGLSDMTPEQLLASIEKQTAPVIVDVRSQSEYDAGHVPGAVHLPFYGLWSRHKETNATPKDTIVVYCEHGPRAWIGKFALWTVGYKNIVYLDGHMSGWKQRGLPMKNRAE